The Pleurodeles waltl isolate 20211129_DDA chromosome 6, aPleWal1.hap1.20221129, whole genome shotgun sequence genome has a segment encoding these proteins:
- the PFDN6 gene encoding prefoldin subunit 6: MAEQLQKKLQAEVEKYQQLQKDLNKCMSARQKLEAQVTENNIVKEELDLLDVSNTVFKLIGPVLVKQDLEEAKATVAKRLDYINGEIKRYESQMKDMEKKSDQQREVLSKLQQDFQKAQAKVSVKT, translated from the exons ATGGCAGAACAACTGCAGAAGAAGCTACAAGCTGAGGTGGAAAAGTATCAGCAGTTACAGAAAG ATCTTAATAAGTGTATGTCAGCCAGGCAGAAACTTGAAGCTCAAGTGACGGAGAACAACATTGTGAAGGAG GAGCTGGACTTGCTTGATGTGTCCAACACGGTGTTCAAACTAATCGGACCGGTGCTGGTGAAGCAGGACCTAGAAGAAGCCAAGGCCACTGTCGCTAAGCGCCTGGACTACATAAATGGAGAGAT AAAGCGCTACGAGTCCCAGATGAAAGACATGGAGAAGAAATCCGATCAGCAGCGCGAGGTGCTCTCTAAGCTCCAGCAGGACTTCCAGAAGGCTCAGGCCAAGGTGTCCGTGAAGACATGA